The genomic stretch ACCGCGCGTGGCCCGGTGGCGGCGTCTACACGGTGTCGGTGCACGGCGCGAACAACTACCCGTTCCGGAAGCCGCCCTCCACCTGTGACGTGGGCCTGCCCGACGGCACCGGCGACGAGGCCTACCTCAGCACGCTGGCCGACCTCCTCCCCCGCCTGCTCGCCGACGCGGCCCCCGACCTCGTGGTGTACCTGGGCGGCGTGGACGTGGTGGCGGAGGACCGGTTCGGGCGGCTGGCGCTCTCGCGCGACGGGCTCGCGGCCCGCGACCGGTTCGTCTGCGAGACCGTCCGCGACGCCGGGGTGCCGCTGTGCCTGCTCCTCTCCGGCGGCTACGCGGCGCGCCGGACGCCGGGGCAGGCGCCGGAGACGCTCGCCCGAGCGACGGCCGCCCTCCACGCGACGATGTACCGGGAGGCGTCGGCCGTCTTCGGCTGAGCCTCCGTGGCGTGGACGGCTGAACCGCGTGTGTCCACCATCGTTCAGAGAGCCCCCGCGACGACTCCGATGCCCCTCTCCCGTCCCCAGACCCGCGCCTTTGTCCTCGTCCTCGTCGTGCTGATGCTGGGCCTCTCGGTCCTCGCGACGGTCATGATCACCCGAGGTTGGTCCAACGAGACCGTCCAGGAGCAGGTGGAGCAACAGGAGAGCGAGCGGCGGCAGGCCATGCCACGGCTCAACCCGGACGCCGAGGCCGACGCCGAGTGACCTCGCCTCGGCACCGAGGCGGACGCGGCCGGGCTAGCTCCGACGGCTCAGCCCGACCCCGAGCGCGATGAGCGCCGCCGCGCCGATGCCCAGGTAGAGCGGCTTCGAGAGCACCGCCTCCGTCCACGACGGCTCCGCCGCAGGAAGCTGGTCGAACGTGTGGACCGCCTCGATCTGCCCCTTGTCGCCATGGACCACGACCCGCCCGGCACCGAGCTGGCGGACGTAGCCGGACGCGCGGGAGACGGCGTCGTCGCGATCGTCCGCCTCGAACGAGAGCGACGGGGAGCCTTCGAGACGGACCCCCCAGCGCTCGTCGTGGGGGACGATGTGGTAGACGTTGCGACTGGGCATGGCGTGAGGAGAAGGTGAAGCGTCTCTACGCCCGTCCGTACCATCCGGTGCCCGAACCAGCCTCTACGAATGAAACGCGCCGTCTTTGTCCTCGTGTCCATCGTCGTCCTGATCCTGGTGCTCGGGGCGGTGGGCATCTGGGGGACGCTCCGGGCCAGCCTCCCCACCCTCAACGGCGAGGAGGCGTTGCCGGGCCTGTCGTCCGCCGTGACCGTCGAGCGCGACGCGGCAGGCGTGCCGACCCTCACCGCGGCGACCCGCGCCGACGCCGCGCGTGCGCTCGGCTACGTCCACGCCCAGGAGCGGACGTTCCAGATGGACCTCCTCCGCCGCGCCGCAGCGGGCGAGCTCTCGGCCCTGCTCGGAGAGGCCACGTGGTCCACCGACTCGACGCTGCGCCCGCAGCGACTCCGCGCGCGGGCCGAAGCGGTCGTGGAGGCCCTCCCGGCCGAGCAGCGCGCCGTTCTCGACGCCTACACGGACGGCGTCAACACGGGCCGTGACGCGCTCGGCGCGTGGCCGTTCGAGTACCTCGCCCTCCGCCAGGCGCCCGAGCCGTGGAAGCCCGAGGACTCGATCCTGGCCGCCTACGCCATGTACCTGGACCTCCAGTTCGACGGCGGCTTCGGCATCGAGTTGGACCGGCACGCTGTCGAGGCGACCCTGCCCGGCCCGCTCGCCGCCTTCCTGATGCCCGAGGGCGACGCCTGGGACGCGCCCATCGAGGGCGAGGCGCTGGAGCCGCCGCCGGTCCCCACGGCCGAGGAGATCGGCGACTTCCGCCCCGGCGCGGAGCGAGCGGCCGTCCCGGAAGCCGAGATCCCCGGCTCCAACAACTGGGCCGTCTCCGGCGAGCTGACCGCGACCGGGAGCGCGATGGTGGCCGACGACATGCACCTCGGTCTGCGGCTCCCCCACATCTGGTTTCGCGCCTCCCTCGTCGTCGGCGGGCGGCGTATCACCGGCGTCACCCTGCCCGGCACGCCGCTGATGGTGGTCGGCAGCAACGGCGACGTGGCGTGGGGCTTCACCAACTCCTACGCCGACTACATCGACTATGTCCGCCTCGTGGAGGACCCGGAGCGCCCCGGTCATGTCCTGACCGACTCCGGGAGCGTCGCCGTCGACACGTTGCGCGAGCAGGTCCGCCTCGGCGACGCGGTGCGGGAAGTCGTGATCGTAGACACGCCCTGGGGACCGGTCACGGCCCACGACGCCGACGGGACCGCGTATGCGATGCAATGGGGCGCACACCGGACGGCGTCGACCAACCTCGCGCTCCTCGATGTGGAGACGGCGACGACGCTCGACGAGGCGCTCGACGCCGCCAACCGGTCCGGCATCCCGGGCCAGAACTTCGTCGCAGGCGACCGCGCCGGGCGCATCGGCTGGACCATCGCCGGGCAGATCCCCCACCGCGTCGGCCGCGACGGCAAGCGCCCGGTCGATTCGACCGACCCGAACGCCCGCTGGGACCGGTTCCTGACGCCCGACGAGGTGCCCCGCATCGTGGACCCCGCCGACGGGCGGCTGTGGACGGCCAACGCGCGCGTGGTCTCGGGCGAGGCGCTTGCCGTGCTCGGCGGCGACAACTACGCGCCCGGCGCCCGCGCCCGCCAGATCCGCGACGGCCTCCGCGCCCTCGACGCCCCCATCTCCGAGCGCGACCTGCTCGCCATCCAGTTGGACGACCGCGCGCTGTTCTATGCCCGCTGGCGCTCGCTCCTCCTCAACACGCTCGCCGAGGCGGACGCTTCGCCCGAGCGCGACCGCCTCGCCCGGCTCGTCGACGACTGGAGCGGCCGCGCCGCACCCGACGACGCGGGCTACCGCCTGGTCCGCGACTTCCGGACCAAGGTGGTCGACCGGGTGCTGCCACCGCTGCTGGCGCCGGTCCGCGCTCGAACGCCGCGCGTGGAGTTGCCCGGACGCGACGAGACGCCCGTCTGGTCGCTCGTCTCTGAGCGCCCTGCGCACCTCCTCCCCGTGGGCTACGCCGACTGGGACGCCCTGCTCCTCGACGCCGCCGACGCCGTCACGTTGCGGCACCCGGACCTCGCCGCCGCGACCTGGGGCGCCTACAACACGCTCCGCATGGAGCACCCGATGGCCTCCGTCCTGCCCGGCATCGGCGACCGGCTGATGATGCCGGAGGTCCAGCAGCCGGGCGACCAGCGGATGCCTCGCGTCTCCGGCCCCTCGTTCGGCGTCTCCGAGCGCATGGTCGTGTCCCCCGGCCACGAAGAGGACGGCATCTTCCACATGCCCGGCGGGCAGGCGGGCCACTTCCTCTCCCCCTACTGGGGCGCGGGCCACGACGACTGGGCGCAGGGCCGCCCCTCCCCCTTCCTCCCCGGCGAGACCGTCTACACGCTCACGCTGGTTCCTTGACATCGTAGGATCGTATGGCAGGCGCCCCTCGGCGAAGCCGCCCGACGCGCCTCAGCGCGTCGTCTTGCGAGCCGCGTCGCGGGCGTGGCGGTCCAGGCCGAGTTGGAGCAGGTCGTCCACCAGCGTCTCGATGGGGCGGCCCGTCCTCGCCCACATCACCGGATACATGCTGCGCGAGGTGAAGCCCGGGATCGTGTTGATCTCGTTGACCAGCACGTCGCCCGCGTCGGTGACGAAGAAGTCGACCCGGCTGAGGCCCTCGCAGCCGAGTGCGACGTAGGCCTCGACGGCCATCCGGCGGACGGTCTCGGCGACCTCGGCGGGCAGATCGGCCGGGACCTCCATGCGCGACGCGTCGGGGTCCTCGTACTTGGCGTCGTAGGTGTAGAACTGGGCCGTCGACACGATCTCGCCGGGGACGGACGCCGCGGGCCGCTCGTTGCCGAGCACGGCCACCTCGATCTCGCGCCCGACGATGCCGGTCTCGACGAGAATCGTCTTGTCGTACAGGAACGCCTCGTCCAGCGCCGCCTCGAACCCGTCGGCCGCCTCGACCTTGCTCACGCCGACCGACGACCCCGAGTTGGCGGGCTTCACGAACACGAGCGCACCGAGCGCTTCACTGACGTCCTCGAACGCGACGCCGTCCCGCTCGTGGGCGCGGATCACCACGAACGGCGTCGTCGGCAACCCGGCGGCCTCCAGGAGCCGCTTCGCGACCACCTTGTCCATGCATGCCGCCGACGCCAGCACGTCGGGGCCGACGTACGGCAGGCCGAGCGTGTGCAGAAAGCCCTGGATGGTGCCATCCTCGCCGTTGTGGCCGTGGAGAATCGGGAAGACGATGTCGAGCCCGAGAGCCCCCAGGTCGGCACTCGTCACGGTTCCCTCGCCCCCGTGCGGGACGAAAACGGCGGCCTCCTCGTCCCCACCGATCCCATCGGTCACGTGCCACTGACCGTCCAGGGCGATGTAGATCGGCGTCACGCGGTGGCGCGCGGCCAGCGCGTCGTAGACCGTCCGCGCGGAGCGGATCGAGATCGCGTGCTCGGCCGACTGGCCACCGTAGAGGAGTCCGACGTGAAGAGGGGCGGGCATGACGAGGCGAATCGGGGGGGAGGCCAAAGCTACGGGGGACCGAGACCCCCAGAACAGCGCCGGCGGAGGTCCGGCGGGAAAGCGGTCCCGAGGGGCAGCCACCCGAGCGAGCCCCCTGGACTTCCGCATCTCGCCTCTCCGTGCGGTGGATCGGTCCGCGCCGCGCCGCGTAGCTTCCGGGCCCTCTCTCCAAGACACCCGACCTTCCGATGGCCGACACCCAGCACAGCACTTCTTCCGGCGAGACGATCCGCATGACCGAGGACGGTCTGCACGTCCCGGACCACCCCATCATCCCGTTCATCGAAGGCGATGGCATCGGCCCTGACATCTGGGCGTCGGCGTCGCGCGTGCTCGATGCGGCCGTCGAGAAGGCCTACGACGGGAAGCGCCAGATCGTCTGGAAGGAGGTTCTGGCGGGTGAGAAGGCCCACGACCAGACCGGCGAGTGGCTGCCGCAGGCCACGCTCGACGCCATCGATGAGCACCTCGTCGCGATCAAGGGACCACTCACGACGCCCGTCGGCGGCGGCATCCGGAGCCTCAACGTGGCGCTCCGCCAGAAGCTCGACCTGTACGCCTGCGTCCGCCCCGTCCGCTACTTTACCGGCGTCCCGTCGCCGGTCAAGGCGCCCGAGGACGTGGACATGATCATCTTCCGCGAGAACACGGAGGACATCTACGCGGGCATCGAGTTCGAGAACGGCACCGAGGACGCCGAGACGTTCAAGGCCCTCCTCAAGGAGCATTTCCCGGAGCGCTTCAAGAACGTCCGCTTCCCCGACACGGCAGGCTTCGGCATCAAGCCGGTCTCGCAGGAGGGGACGACGCGCCTCGTCCGTGCCGCGTTCGACTACGCGGTCACGAACGGCAAGGACTCCGTGACGCTCGTCCACAAGGGCAACATCATGAAGTTCACCGAGGGCGCTTTCCGCGACTGGGGCTACGAGCTGGCCGACGCCGAGTACGGCGCGGAGACGCTGGACGGCGGCCCTTGGCGCACGTTCACCAAGAACGGCGTCACGATCACGGTCAAGGATGTCATCGCGGACGCCTTCCTCCAGCAGATCCTGACCCGCCCCGCCGAGTACGGCGTCATTGCGACGCTCAACCTCAACGGCGACTACGTCTCGGACGCGCTCGCGGCCGAGGTCGGCGGCATCGGCATCGCGCCGGGCGCCAACATCAACTACACGACGGGCGTGGCGCTCTTCGAGGCGACCCACGGCACGGCGCCGAAGTACGCCGGGCAGGACAAGGTCAACCCGTCGTCGGTGATCCTCTCGGGCGAGATGATGCTCCGCTACATGGGCTGGACCGAGGCCGCCGACGCCATCATTCAGTCGATGGAGACGACCATCGGCCAGAAGCGCGTCACGTACGACTTCGAGCGCCAGATGGAGGGCGCCACGCTGCTCAAGTGCTCCGAGTTCGGCGACGCGCTGATCGAGAACCTGTAGGACAGCGGACCGCAGACCACGGACGATGGCCCGCCTCGGTGACGTTCCGAGGTGGGCCATTTCTTGTTCTCCCTTCCTCTCCCTCCGTTCTGTGAATCGACGCCACCTCCTCCGCTCCCTCCCTCTCGGCGCCGCGCTGGGCCTCGCCGGGGGCGCCGCCCGCGCCACCGAACCCCGCCCGACGACGGCCCGCCCGAGGCGGCTGCGGCCCGGCGACACCGTCGGCCTGATCAGTCCGGCCGGGGTGACGACCGACCCCACCGACATCGGCCGCGCGCAGGCGGCGCTCGCGGCACTGGGGCTGGAGACCGTCGTCGCCCCCCACGCGCTCGCCGAGGTGGGCTACTTCGCCGGGACCGACGAGCAGCGGGCCGCCGACGTGACCCGGATGTTCGCCGACCGGCAGGTGGACGGCATCCTGACGATGCGCGGGGGCTGGGGATGCGCTCGCCTTCTACCTCATCTGGACTTCGAGGTCATCCGTGCCAACCCCAAGGTGCTCTGCGGCTTCAGCGACGTCACCTCCCTCCTTCTCGCGATCACGGCTCGCACCGGGCTCGTCACGTTCCACGGCCCGAATGCGACCTCGAACCTGAACGGGTTCACCGGCCAGAGCTTCCGACGCGTGGTGATGGACGCCGATGCGGTGACTCTCGCGAACCCGCCGTTCGGCCCGGACACGCCCGTCCTCGCCCGGTACCCCACCACCACGCTCCGCCCCGGCCAGGCACGCGGACCGCTCCTCGGCGGCAACCTGACCGTGCTGGCGTCGATGGTCGGAACGCCGTTCCTGCCGCCGCTCGACGGCGCCATCCTGTTCGTCGAGGACGTGGGCGAGGCCATCTACCGCATCGACCGGATGCTGACGCAGATCGGACAGGCCGGACTGCTGGACGGCATCGCAGGGTTCGTGTTCGGCGCCTGCAACCGCTGCGATCACGACTCCGGCGACTCGGCGGGCTTCACGCTGGAGGAGGTGATCCGCCAACACATCGAGCCGCTGGGCGTGCCCGCATACACCGGAGCGACCATCGGCCACCTCGGGCCGAAGCTGACCGTCCCGCTGGGCGCCGAGGTCGAGATCGATGCCGAGGCGGGAACGCTGAGGCTGACCGCGCCTGCAGTGATGTGAAGTGAGACCATCCCTCTCACCGACAGGAGAAAGCGACTAAGGACATGGGACACGAAACCTCATGCTGCTGAGGTGTGGGTCCATTGTGCGCCAGGGCCAGTCGGCGGAAACTGGAAGCTCACTTCCCTCCCGCCTCATGTCCCGCCTTCTCTCCTCCTTTCTCGCCCTCGGCCTCGCCCTGACGCTCACAGCCTGTGATGCCGTCGCCCCACAGCCCAACCTCGCACTCGCGGACGCCTCCAGCGCCACGGTCTCGGTGAACGTGGCCCCCGGCTCCACGCTCTGCACGTACAGCTTCTACCACGCCACCGCGACGGTCAGCAACCTGCCCGCTGGTGTCACGGTCAGCCATTACCGGTGGTACAAAGACGGCCAACTGATGAGTGGCGAGACGGAACGGCGCGTGTTCGGGACGACCGGAGCGGCGGGGTCCTTCACCCACTCCGTCTACGCCGTGCTGAGCAACGGCTCCGAATCCGGCACCAACGTGACCGTCAACGTGGTCAGCAGCCCCTCGTGCAGTGGCGGCTGGTAGGAGGCCCCTGCTCCCGGTCCCGATTGCGGCCGCCCGGCCTCGTGCCGAGGCGGCCGTTCGCTTAGCCCACCAGCTTGCGCAAGGCCAGCACGCTGCCGAGGTGGATGCCCTCGTGGTACTGGTTGAAGCGGACCGCGTCGTCCACCGAACGGAGCGTCACGCCGGGCGTGGTGGTGTACTCGCGGTACGTCTCGAAGCGACCCGCCCGGAGGTCCGCCTCGGTCTGGTCGGGCAGCGAGAGAAAGGGCTCACGGATCTCCGCCAGCGTCCAGGCTCGGTCCCAGTCGCGCGGCGAGGTGCCCTTCCGGAAGGCGCCCATCATCTCGGCAGAGACGTTCGGCTGAAGGCCCGAGAGGCCGTACACGAGGACCTGCTGCGTCACCACGAGGTGGCCGACGTTCCACAGGATGTGGTTGTTGAAGCCCTCCGGGATGGTGGTCAGCGCCTCCTCAGGGAGCGCGTCGACGAGGGCGGCCAGCGTCTGTCGGGTCTGGCGGAGATCCGACAGCGCGGCGAGAGTCTGATCGGTCATGCCTTGCGCACCCATGCGTTCTCGACCGGCGCGAAGCCGAGCCGCTCGTAGAAGCCCGTCGACAGCGTCGAGTCGCGGAGGATGAGTTCTACACCCGGCAGGCGCTCCAGAATCTCGTCGATGAGGCGCTTGCCGATGCCCGCGCCCTGCACGTCCGGCTCGACGGCGAGGTCGCAGAGCACGGCCGTCTGGATGCCGTCGGTGAGGACACGGGCGAGGCCGACGATGCGCCCGCCGTCCCAGACGGTCAGCACGAGCGAGGACGCCTCGAAGCTGGCCCAGAGCCGCTCGGGGTTGTCGGTCTTGCGGAGCAGCGGCGCGCGGCGGTAGAGCGTCGCGATGCGGGCAGGCGTGAGCCCGTCGAGCGTGTCGCGGAGGTCGAGGGAGCCGGAGTCGGTCATCGGGTGCAGGGAGAGGAGTTCAGGGTGAAGGGGGCGCCCACCCCATGGTTCCGCCATCGTCTACCCGGCGTCCGAGTCCGGGTTCGCGTCGTCTCGCACCCAACGCCAGCGCATGGCGCGGACGGCGAGCGCCTCGGGCACCTCACGGGCGGGGTCCGTCCACAGGCGGAGACGCTGGCCATCCAAGTCGACGCTCCACTCGGCGGTCAGCCCCAGGAAAAGGCGGCCGAGCAGGCGCGCGGGCAGGCCGTCGGCGGCCGGTTCGAGGGCTTCGGGACGGACCGCCAGCGCGGTGCCGTCGGGCATCGGCTCGCCCGCCAGTCGCTCGGCGACGGCGCGGTCACGGATCACGTTGGCGCCGCCCAGGAACGAGGCCGCATAGGCGGTCGGCGGATCGGCGTACAGGTCTTCCGGCGTGCCGACGGCCTCCAGCGAGCCCGCGCGCATCAGCGCGATGCGGTCGCTCAGCGCGAGCGCCTCCGACTGGTCGTGGGTGACGTAGAGGCTCGTCACGCCGAGGTCGCGCTGGAGCGCTTTCAACTCCGCACGGGTGGCCTCCCGCAGGGCGAGGTCGAGGTTGGACAGCGGCTCGTCGAACAGCAGCACGTCGGGCTCGACGGCGATGGCGCGGGCGAGGGCCACGCGCTGCTGCTGACCGCCCGAGAGCGCTGCCACGGGACGATCCTCCAGCCCCCCCAGGTCGACCCGCGCGAGGGCGCGCGCCGTTCGCTGCCGGCTCTGCTCCTTCGCGACACCGCGCACCGACATCCCATAGCCGACGTTCTGGCCGACGGTCATCGTCGGGAAGAGCGCGTAGCTCTGGAAGACCATCGCCGTCGGGCGATCCTGGGGCGCCAGCCGCGTCACGTCGCGGTCGCCGATGCGGATCGCCCCCGCGTCGGGGGTCTCGAAGCCCCCCACGAGGCGGAGCAGCGTCGTCTTGCCACAGCCCGAGGGGCCCAGCAGCGAGACGAACGCGCCCGCGGGCACGTCCAGGGTCACGCCGCCGACGGCCGTGACGGCCCCGTAGCGCTTGACGACGCCGTCGATCTGGATGCCTGCGGACATAGGGCCCAGAAACAGGTAGGGGGCATACCGATGGCATGCCCCCATGAGGTGTCGAGGAGAAGGCTTACGCGTTGAGCGCCGCCGTCACCTTCTCGGCCGCCTCCTGAAGGCGAATCGCGCTCTCGATGGGCAGGCCGCTCTCCTTCAGGATGGCCATGCCCTCCTCGGCGTTGGTGCCCTGGAGGCGCACGATCAGCGGCACCGTCAGGTCGATCTTGGACGCCGCCTCGACGATGCCCGCCGCGACGCGGTCGCACCGCACGATCCCGCCGAAGACGTTCACGAGGAGCGCCTTCACGTTCGGGTCCGAGAGGATGATGCGGAAGCCCGCCTCGACCGTCTCCGCCGACGCCGTCCCGCCGACGTCGAGGAAGTTGGCCGGCTCGCCGCCCGCCAGCTTGATGAGGTCCATGGTCCCCATCGCCAGACCGGCGCCGTTGACCATGCAACCGACGTTGCCGTCGAGCTTGATGTAGTTCAGGTTGTGCTTGCCCGCCTCGACCTCCAGCGGGTCCTCCTCGGCCTCGTCGCGCATGTCCGCGAGCTCGGGGTGGCGGAAGAGCGCGTTGTCGTCCAGGTCGATCTTGGCGTCAAGCGCAACCACGCGGCCGTCGTCGGTGAGGACGAGCGGGTTGATCTCGGCCGTCGTCGCGTCGGAGGCGCGGTAGGCGTTGTAGAGCTTCGAGACGAAGCCGCGGGCCTCCTTGAGGGCCTGCCCCTCGAAGCCGAGCCCGAAGGCGATCTCGTTGGCCTGGTAGGGGCGCAGGCCGACGGCCGGGTCCACCCACACCTTGATGATCTTCTCGGGCGTCGCCTCGGCAACCTCCTCGATCTCGACGCCGCCCTCGGTGGACGCCATGATCACGTCCATGCCCTTGCCGCGGTCGAGCGTCACGCCGAGGTAGTACTCGTGCGCGATGTCCTCGGCGGCGGTCACGAGGATCTTCTTGACGAGCTGCCCCTCCGGGCCAGTCTGCGGCGTCACGAGCTGCATGCCGAGAATCTTCTCGGCGTTCGGCCGGACGCCGTCGATGGAGGGCGTGAACTTGACGCCGCCGCCCTTGCCACGCCCACCGGCGTGGATCTGGGCCTTGACGACGAACTGCGTCACGCCGTCGGCCGCCATGGTCTCGGCGGCCTCGACGGCCTCGTCGACCGTGTCGGCGACGATGCCGCGCTGGACGGCGACGCCGTGCTGGGCGAGGATCTCCTTGGCCTGGTACTCGTGGACTTTCATAGGGAGGTCAGATTGGGTGTGGTCGGATCGGGTGATCGGGGGCGTCCTGCCGCGCGTCCGCCGAGGGGCACGCCAAGCTACCTCCCCCCGTTCCGACCGCGCCCGCACTGGACGGCCGGACGCGGCCCCTGGGGTCGGCAATCACCCGATCTTCCCTCACCCGCTCTCCCGATCTCGTTTGACTCGCTTCGACTGGCACGTCCTCCGCCGCTTTCTCTCCGGCACCGCGCTCCTGCTGGTGCTGCTGGTGGCGACGTTCATCGTGCTGGACCTCGCCGAGCGGATCGACGACTTCCTGGACCGCGGCGCCACGACGGCCCAGATCTTCGGCGAGTACTACCTCTACTACGTCCCGGACATCCTCCGGCTGACGAGCCCGCTGGCGCTCTTCCTGGCTGCCGTCTACGTCACCTCGCGACTGGCGCAGTCGATGCAGTTGACGGCCATCCACATGGCAGGCGTCTCGACGGCGCGCTACATGCGACCGTTTCTGCTGGTCGGGCTCGGGGTGACGGCGGGCATGCTGGCCTTCAACGGGTTCGTGGTGCCGCGGGCCAACACCGTCGTCCATGCCTTCCAGAATCAGTACTACCGCGACGCGCCTGAGGGAAGCAGCGGCTCCGAGATCGTGCGGCAGATGGCACCCGGAGTCGTCCTGACGGCCCGCTACTTCGATCGCGAGCGGTCGCAGGCCTTCCGCGTCAGCGTGGTCGAGATGGACTCCGGCCGAGGCCTCGCGCGCCGCCTGGACGCCGCGCAGATGACCTGGAACGATTCGCTCGCCACGTGGCAGGGCGTCGACGTGTCCGTGCGCGCGTTCGACGACGGCGGGGCGGAGACGTACGCCTACCACGCCCAACTCGACACGGCGCTCGCGGTGCGGCCCCGCGACCTCGCCCAGTCGGAGCGCGACGCCGAACGGCTGACGGTGCTGGAAGCACGCGACTA from Rubrivirga sp. SAORIC476 encodes the following:
- a CDS encoding ABC transporter ATP-binding protein; amino-acid sequence: MSAGIQIDGVVKRYGAVTAVGGVTLDVPAGAFVSLLGPSGCGKTTLLRLVGGFETPDAGAIRIGDRDVTRLAPQDRPTAMVFQSYALFPTMTVGQNVGYGMSVRGVAKEQSRQRTARALARVDLGGLEDRPVAALSGGQQQRVALARAIAVEPDVLLFDEPLSNLDLALREATRAELKALQRDLGVTSLYVTHDQSEALALSDRIALMRAGSLEAVGTPEDLYADPPTAYAASFLGGANVIRDRAVAERLAGEPMPDGTALAVRPEALEPAADGLPARLLGRLFLGLTAEWSVDLDGQRLRLWTDPAREVPEALAVRAMRWRWVRDDANPDSDAG
- a CDS encoding LD-carboxypeptidase, yielding MNRRHLLRSLPLGAALGLAGGAARATEPRPTTARPRRLRPGDTVGLISPAGVTTDPTDIGRAQAALAALGLETVVAPHALAEVGYFAGTDEQRAADVTRMFADRQVDGILTMRGGWGCARLLPHLDFEVIRANPKVLCGFSDVTSLLLAITARTGLVTFHGPNATSNLNGFTGQSFRRVVMDADAVTLANPPFGPDTPVLARYPTTTLRPGQARGPLLGGNLTVLASMVGTPFLPPLDGAILFVEDVGEAIYRIDRMLTQIGQAGLLDGIAGFVFGACNRCDHDSGDSAGFTLEEVIRQHIEPLGVPAYTGATIGHLGPKLTVPLGAEVEIDAEAGTLRLTAPAVM
- a CDS encoding penicillin acylase family protein, giving the protein MKRAVFVLVSIVVLILVLGAVGIWGTLRASLPTLNGEEALPGLSSAVTVERDAAGVPTLTAATRADAARALGYVHAQERTFQMDLLRRAAAGELSALLGEATWSTDSTLRPQRLRARAEAVVEALPAEQRAVLDAYTDGVNTGRDALGAWPFEYLALRQAPEPWKPEDSILAAYAMYLDLQFDGGFGIELDRHAVEATLPGPLAAFLMPEGDAWDAPIEGEALEPPPVPTAEEIGDFRPGAERAAVPEAEIPGSNNWAVSGELTATGSAMVADDMHLGLRLPHIWFRASLVVGGRRITGVTLPGTPLMVVGSNGDVAWGFTNSYADYIDYVRLVEDPERPGHVLTDSGSVAVDTLREQVRLGDAVREVVIVDTPWGPVTAHDADGTAYAMQWGAHRTASTNLALLDVETATTLDEALDAANRSGIPGQNFVAGDRAGRIGWTIAGQIPHRVGRDGKRPVDSTDPNARWDRFLTPDEVPRIVDPADGRLWTANARVVSGEALAVLGGDNYAPGARARQIRDGLRALDAPISERDLLAIQLDDRALFYARWRSLLLNTLAEADASPERDRLARLVDDWSGRAAPDDAGYRLVRDFRTKVVDRVLPPLLAPVRARTPRVELPGRDETPVWSLVSERPAHLLPVGYADWDALLLDAADAVTLRHPDLAAATWGAYNTLRMEHPMASVLPGIGDRLMMPEVQQPGDQRMPRVSGPSFGVSERMVVSPGHEEDGIFHMPGGQAGHFLSPYWGAGHDDWAQGRPSPFLPGETVYTLTLVP
- the sucC gene encoding ADP-forming succinate--CoA ligase subunit beta, which gives rise to MKVHEYQAKEILAQHGVAVQRGIVADTVDEAVEAAETMAADGVTQFVVKAQIHAGGRGKGGGVKFTPSIDGVRPNAEKILGMQLVTPQTGPEGQLVKKILVTAAEDIAHEYYLGVTLDRGKGMDVIMASTEGGVEIEEVAEATPEKIIKVWVDPAVGLRPYQANEIAFGLGFEGQALKEARGFVSKLYNAYRASDATTAEINPLVLTDDGRVVALDAKIDLDDNALFRHPELADMRDEAEEDPLEVEAGKHNLNYIKLDGNVGCMVNGAGLAMGTMDLIKLAGGEPANFLDVGGTASAETVEAGFRIILSDPNVKALLVNVFGGIVRCDRVAAGIVEAASKIDLTVPLIVRLQGTNAEEGMAILKESGLPIESAIRLQEAAEKVTAALNA
- the icd gene encoding NADP-dependent isocitrate dehydrogenase codes for the protein MADTQHSTSSGETIRMTEDGLHVPDHPIIPFIEGDGIGPDIWASASRVLDAAVEKAYDGKRQIVWKEVLAGEKAHDQTGEWLPQATLDAIDEHLVAIKGPLTTPVGGGIRSLNVALRQKLDLYACVRPVRYFTGVPSPVKAPEDVDMIIFRENTEDIYAGIEFENGTEDAETFKALLKEHFPERFKNVRFPDTAGFGIKPVSQEGTTRLVRAAFDYAVTNGKDSVTLVHKGNIMKFTEGAFRDWGYELADAEYGAETLDGGPWRTFTKNGVTITVKDVIADAFLQQILTRPAEYGVIATLNLNGDYVSDALAAEVGGIGIAPGANINYTTGVALFEATHGTAPKYAGQDKVNPSSVILSGEMMLRYMGWTEAADAIIQSMETTIGQKRVTYDFERQMEGATLLKCSEFGDALIENL
- a CDS encoding DUF2188 domain-containing protein, whose amino-acid sequence is MPSRNVYHIVPHDERWGVRLEGSPSLSFEADDRDDAVSRASGYVRQLGAGRVVVHGDKGQIEAVHTFDQLPAAEPSWTEAVLSKPLYLGIGAAALIALGVGLSRRS
- a CDS encoding D-alanine--D-alanine ligase family protein — encoded protein: MPAPLHVGLLYGGQSAEHAISIRSARTVYDALAARHRVTPIYIALDGQWHVTDGIGGDEEAAVFVPHGGEGTVTSADLGALGLDIVFPILHGHNGEDGTIQGFLHTLGLPYVGPDVLASAACMDKVVAKRLLEAAGLPTTPFVVIRAHERDGVAFEDVSEALGALVFVKPANSGSSVGVSKVEAADGFEAALDEAFLYDKTILVETGIVGREIEVAVLGNERPAASVPGEIVSTAQFYTYDAKYEDPDASRMEVPADLPAEVAETVRRMAVEAYVALGCEGLSRVDFFVTDAGDVLVNEINTIPGFTSRSMYPVMWARTGRPIETLVDDLLQLGLDRHARDAARKTTR
- a CDS encoding DinB family protein, producing MTDQTLAALSDLRQTRQTLAALVDALPEEALTTIPEGFNNHILWNVGHLVVTQQVLVYGLSGLQPNVSAEMMGAFRKGTSPRDWDRAWTLAEIREPFLSLPDQTEADLRAGRFETYREYTTTPGVTLRSVDDAVRFNQYHEGIHLGSVLALRKLVG
- a CDS encoding LptF/LptG family permease encodes the protein MTRFDWHVLRRFLSGTALLLVLLVATFIVLDLAERIDDFLDRGATTAQIFGEYYLYYVPDILRLTSPLALFLAAVYVTSRLAQSMQLTAIHMAGVSTARYMRPFLLVGLGVTAGMLAFNGFVVPRANTVVHAFQNQYYRDAPEGSSGSEIVRQMAPGVVLTARYFDRERSQAFRVSVVEMDSGRGLARRLDAAQMTWNDSLATWQGVDVSVRAFDDGGAETYAYHAQLDTALAVRPRDLAQSERDAERLTVLEARDYVRSLERAGVTERGRPLVAYYNKFAYPVANLILVLLAVPMAARRRRGGQAAQLALGLGVAFIYLALQKTIEPLGYVQTIPPVVAAWLPHLVFALVAVLLLARANR
- a CDS encoding GNAT family N-acetyltransferase — translated: MTDSGSLDLRDTLDGLTPARIATLYRRAPLLRKTDNPERLWASFEASSLVLTVWDGGRIVGLARVLTDGIQTAVLCDLAVEPDVQGAGIGKRLIDEILERLPGVELILRDSTLSTGFYERLGFAPVENAWVRKA